The Lates calcarifer isolate ASB-BC8 linkage group LG11, TLL_Latcal_v3, whole genome shotgun sequence genomic sequence ccaGAGAAGAGTAGAAGAAAAGggaatggaaagaaaaaacaaaacaagcaaaaattttattctttttatgtGTGGCttggtttttccttttcccCCAACCAGGCATGTGCGCAGAGTTCTTATGACAAAAGACACACCAGagtcctttttttctctgccccgtttctcattttccctcttttgaaAAGTACATTATTTGTTCATCTCCCTCCCTTcacctctcctttcactggcAGAAAAGGGCTGAGGCTTTTGTTGGGACTTTGCATCGTTCTGCATCTATTGTCACACAAAAAGGAACATAGGATGGGTTTTGGTTGCCTAATTGCAATTCTAAAAGGATTAAACACTTGGTTGTCCTGTTTGACCAGCTTCTTTTTTTGGTTccacatttcatttaaagtaCTGAAATTTCATGGCTTTTAATTTTCATCTCACTTAGAGGATAGGTTTAGATTTTTTCAAGTCATTCTTAATATAGTATGCCCATCTATACACTGAAGGGGCTGTTGGTCACAGTAATCATTCATCCTCACTATACTGGCCCTGAAGTGATGTCCTCCCTACATGACTATATCATAAGCTAAGACACCAAACAGTCCAACgatgcattaaaatgtttagCTGAAGTTAATATGAGGCTTTAGCAGTCTGAGTCTTGTGCCTCATCTGCATATATCTTCGAATGTAATAACAAGCAGCACAGtcagaagaaaaacattcatgTAAACCTCCTAGTTGCGATACAAGCCCGAAACTGTTAATCACATTAAATCTAGTTTTGTTGCTGGTCTAAGTATCCTCTGCCACGACTCAGCAAGGAAACACCATCCAGGGAAATACAAAGAGGGAACGTTGTGGACAAAGCTAGACTACAAAAAACTGTAACAGTGGtagatttttttgtaattttctaaATAATGCCATTTTTCTCTGAAAAGGCAACTGTCACTGCCATATTTTATCAActctagctagctagctaattaagcTATTGTTAGCTCCATAAGTTGGTTGAAAACTCAAACTTCAACTAATTAGTTTTAAAACAAGAACCCTCAAGGCAGTCTTAAATATACAGTTAATGGCTATACACATGGTACTGTACTGAAAGAACACAAAAAGCTGAGTATATATCATAAGAAACCCAAAGTTTAACAGGCCTGCTGTCACTAGTTTTGGTTGCTAAAGATGGACCATGACTAGGACAACTGCTGTACAGGGGAGGGGTTTAACTCAGACAGCTGTAGCCTCATTTAAGCTTCAACTTAAAATTATAATGCACTTTTGCACAGAACAAGGACTGTTCATTGTCTTCACTGTCTTTCAATATGTAGTTGCTCTTGGAAGGTACCGCTTCAGACAGTTACTCTTTCATTGTTCATGCGGCATACAGTAGCAACATTGTATTCAGATAGACGAGGACAGACTAAATCCTGACCTATCTTTTCACAAAACAAGACTTTCATTGTCATCTCTAAGTTAGCTTAAGAGGCTTTTGCTAGCTTCTGCTTTCATCCTTCCTTTGCTACCAAATGGACACCTGTTGCTAGCTATCCTCTGTTTTGTCTAtctatttgtcttgttttatctaTTCATCCCCTTCACTTGCAGTGGGGGTATTTACTTGTGAGAGATTCTACCTGTGGTATGACTAGTGTCCTGAAAATGGGGCTAAATCTAACTAGCTATCCACTCTTTCTCCTCCGTTAAAGGCAATACGGTATCATAGCTTTATCAGTGTAATTCAGAGTTAACTGTGGGATTTATGTTTCTTATACACTCAAGGAAAAGTTGTgtccattttattttgatattcacCTAGCTGTCGGGCTACATTATGTAGACCACGTCAGATCCATTCTccatcatttctctctgctcttaGACTCCTTGGATGTTAAAGTACAGCATTAAAATAGCTAAAATCTATAGATAAAATCCACTTTAACAATCAAGTCTAAATCGGGActcattctgtttttctcattcCGTTCTCAAAAGACTTCATCATTTTGTTGCTTTGCTTGAGAATACACATTTGTCTTCAATTAGAaagtgaggagaagagaagggagCAGgtttcttgtcatgtgactctgTGTCTGGTCAGGTGGTGCTGAGGAGACTTGATCCAGGTGACAGTTGGCTGGTCAGGAAATGATAAATGAGAATGCCTTGAGGTGCTTTTGTCATTGTCCAGTATCTTCCTGTACCATTCAGACTGAGTGATGGGAGGTTTCCTGTTGGGTCTGAACCACGTGTTGCTTGTGATTGGTCGGTGGGAAGGTGATGTGCTTTCTTGATTTGCCGGAGTAGGTGAACTATGTGGATCCCTGGCTGTGAGCTTTTCCTGTATTTCTCTTGTAAGGTGGGACTTTCTGGACATCCTGTCTTTACACTCGTCTTCTGGGGTGAAGTTACCCTTGAAGGCTGACTAGAGATCAGCTCAACCTGTCTCCGCCACCCCCACAAATATTAATTTCTGCTAAAATCAGCCATTTGTGGGGAATTCTCCGTCATATCCTTAGATCAGCTTCAAGGAAAaactcccccctcctccatcccaTCGCTGGGGAGTAATGGTAGGAAGCAAGGCAGGAAGTAAGGAAACAGGTAAGGAACCAATGTGGgaaggacagagggaaggaagagagaaaggcCTCTCCGCCACAACATTCTTTTCAGGGATGAGACTGCGTCCCATTGGACGACGAGAGGAGTCTGGTCTTGTCTTTCCCTGACCCTCGCCTTTGTAAAACAGTGCTACTGCTGTTCCCACTTCCACTCCCCCCATCTGCTGcacgctccctctctccccgctCCCGATCCGATCCACTTTCAGAGCGCCGAGAGTTCTGACGGGATGGAGTGCTGGGCTGGCGGGAGAGCTGACCATTCTTCTCATCTGAGCGGCAAGAGGTAAAATAcggggagagaggaagtgaaacaaCCCAACTACTGGCACATGTAGTGCgcatgtatgtgagtgtgttactCACCAGCCAGTGCCTGCACAGAAGGCTGATCATGAGTACTCAGGAGCTGAGCCTGAATTGTTTCCACCACTCTTTTGAATCTGCGACTGGgacctgagaggagaggaggcctTGTGATGAATATGAATCCTTTTAGTTCTGTTATTGATCTCatttaacatcagtgtgtgtatatatgttctACAGCTATTCACtaactttctctgtctgttgtttggtgctgagaAGGTAGCTTGCAGGCAGCTGCAACAATGCCATGGTAGTGGTGAGACCACAACAGTAtgggccagaaaaccaaaacaatgagctaaaagacaTTACAACAGTTCATAGAGCTGAGGGACACTAATGAGTCACATGCTGATGAACAGGCTTTCACATGCAAGTAGTTATTTGCTAAATTGTCAGTATAAAGTCATATGATTTATATCAtattgaaaatattgattataatGTAAATGAGGTCatcagattgtgtgtgttagtaAATAAGGTGTGATACTGTGCTGTTCCAAACATGCTGCACATCTTGCATGGAAAGCACAAAGGAACAGTTTTCTAAAGCTAAACTTTGAATACTGGTTGAGGAGACACTTTTATACACATTCTTCCCACAAGAGAAAGATTCAAGATGCATTCAAGGGAGTATTTTAATAGCCTGATATTGTCGACTTAATAAAAAGCTATGTTAAATCAGCATGTGATTTTAGACTTGTGTGTGATTTCTCATGCTGATACAGTGAAAGAAATAACTGCAAGTCACACCCATGCGTTTGTCTTTTCACATCCCTATGAATATTATGCTTATTTATTTTAGcctacagtttatttttaggtGTAAAACTGCTCCGGGAGTGAGATTATAACAGTATGGCCTCTTCCATAACATCCATTTATTTCTATTCCATTATGTCTAGGTTATGAATGTTTCATATCTCCagctttgtgtctctctctgtctaaatcCCTTTAAACAAATTCCTCTACCTGATATTAGAGTGAAAGTGACGCTGTAGATGCCcatctctcttcttccttccctctctgctcgttccctctctcgctccctctctccctcagagAAAGCAATGTCCACCTACAGAAGAAAAGGACCAATACAAAGGATTTTCACATTAAAGGCTGTGTGCGATTACAGCAGTTTCAGAGTAATCTGATGGCATACGTTTCTGTTTGCAGAAAAAAGAAGCggtgcagtttgtgtgtttctttcagtcCATTTATCTCAGACTCCAAGTGCTGGATTTTGGGAATTTGAAATCACCACTCAAAGATGGAATTTTCCAAATTCTACATGTAGTGGCATCACAGTTTCTGTATTCTGAATTCTGTCAAATAAACAAACCCTCTGGAATCTATCTACTCGTtggtgaaattatttttaaagaaattttgaaaacattgaattattaatgttgatATACAGGCATAAATGCTTTAGACAAAATAATATATGTTTTCTCTCTAAACTGTTCTataatatttaaagtaaataTGAGATTCCAACATTTTTAAGGGCACCTGTATAATAAGTTCCAAAAAATTCATAAGaatttctgtgtattttcctcctgttcctggGAGAATTGAGAAATCACAATTACACAATTCACATTACTGAATCAACACGTACTGTATATAATGCTGAAGTGTTGACTAGAATTTGACCTAAACTTCTGTCAGGGctgaaaatagtaaaaatgaaataatacttGAAACTTGACAGGCTTCTGGAAGACAGAGGGGCCACCGGAGGACTTGTACTCTGCCCGGAAACTGTTCTGAGACACCACACTGTGGCTGAGGGATGGGATCTGAAGAGGCAAAAGAAAAGGATGACGCTCAGAAATCTGTGCCTTAATgtcaaaaatggcaaataaagTAATGCTGGTAGTCACTGAGGCTTATCTAAGCTTGATAGTActcacagagagaaaggcaTGGACGATATCAGCCTTGATAGAGCTAAGAGGCTTGTCTCTGATCAAAACAAAGATCTGCTCTTCTTTTTCCAGGCTGATGAAGTTCCCAAACCAGGACCTCTTGGCCAGTctgcaaacagacaaatattttGCTGACGTCAGTGTTTGGAGTGAACTATCGCTGTGCAGTATTTATGTTAAACAACCTGCTCACAGGACAGAAAAGCCAAGGAGCTCTAACTTTATGCTTGATTTAACTTAACATAAAACAGCACAGAGCCAtagggaaaaaaactgaagcCTACGCCTCTTATTCTGccagtaaatgaaaacataaagtCAGTAACTGAACCTGTTAATAAGTGAAAACTGTGCTGGCAAACAATGTTAGTAACCAGCATCcagacacaaagcaacattaacattcatgtAGAGTAATGTCTCTGGCCACCTCATGAATGTTAGCCCAATATTCCtgaggaaacactgagaaacactgagaaacactgagaaacactgagaaacacgtcttatataaaaaaataaaaataaaacaggatgtTTAAATTCCAACTATGAAAATACAACAGTTAGTCACTGTCAATACGACAGTAGATGAAAGACTATATCAGCCCTAGAAACAGTAGGTTGAAATCTCTGTTCTGGATCTTGAAACCATAAAGGCttcagaacagctactaaatcACCTTGCTGGTGAGACTGGTTTGTCAGCAAACTGAACAAAGTTTTGATATTCTGCAATGCACTTCGATAGAAAATAGAGAGAGATAAACTGAGACACGTGTGTACTTACTCCGGACTGGACTCTGGAGTCAAACTGGACATATCCTCTGAAGTAGggactaaaaaaagaaaaacagacagacagagagaaagatgagagggacaaaaaaggaagaaggcAGTGAATCTTGTTGACAGGCCCTAATTCAATTGCCCTAATTACAAATTATCACAGAATCACTGACATTACTCAACACAGCCGCAGCCTGCAGGCTGGGGCCTGAGCAAGGTTCTTGGTAACAATAGATTCTATCTTGGATACAAATGCAGAGTAGGATAAATCGAATTGTTTAAACTGTTAGCGGAGCATCAAGTTCAcactttcagaaaaaaatattgcttCATTATGCAGCTGGAAAACTAATTCTTAGGATGTAACATTATCTGAACAAATAAGTGGAGATGTATCACGCCAAATTCATTCATCGTTCACTTTGCGTTTAGCTTTGATTCAGTTCCACTCACCTTGCAGTTTACGCCGATGAAAGCGCGGTGAGCCCAGCAGATTGTTCTTGAATGAGTTGAGCCTTGTTCTCCAGTGTGCAGAGCTTGAGGCGGCTAGCCCGCCACTGCCGCCCGGGCTGGAGGGTGGGGTCAGTGACAGCGAGGCCCCACCGGCTCCATCTGCTCTGGAAGAAGATGatgacgaggaagaggagggaggggtggtggaGGAAAGGTGCTGGATTTGGTGCACAGGGGTGCCCAGCGGAGTGGGCAGTGGTGAGCCCTGTGGCGTGACCTGCGAAACAGGAGGAGGGGTGGCAGAGGAGTTAGAGGACGAGTGGACATTCTTGGACTTgaagacagatggagaggggaAGTTGAAGAAGCGTGGGATGGGGGAGAGGAGCGGGGATGGAGACGGGGAAGGGGAGCGTGGAGTCTGAAGAGGGAGGGACTTCATGGAGTGAAGCTGGGGCCGGTCTGCGGGGCCCTTTGAGGGCAAGGTCTGGGTTTTTGGGTCAGGCGTCGGGCGGGTAGGCCGAGAGGTGGTGGCACTTCCTGGTTTGGGGTCTttggaggaggaagtggaggtgACTTCTGATGGGCTGAAAGTGAAGACCGGGctctgatggacagacagagagatatgGGGAGAAGGAGGGATAGAGGAATGGACAGAAAGTAATGGTCATGAATTATGATTCATGGACACAATTTTTCAACAAGCCTCGATCAGACATACCAAATGGAATTAGAATTAGGTGATCTCTAATCTTGGGTATAGTTATGTGCTTTTCTCCCTTTCACTGTCTTTTGTATGAGGCAGCATGGTGTGTCCATGAAATGAGAATGTGCATGGCCAACAATGTGACAGTATGATGGAGAGGCATGACTCGCAGTGACAGTCCGAGttatttgaggaaaaaaaacatcacaggaaatttggttttgtgtttattgattgattgattgattggccAGAATTGCTATTTATATACCGAAGTAGCTGATAATACGTATGTTTTTACTATCGTATACCATGATGTTCAATaggaaaagacaggaaagacaGGCCGACAAAGTCAGTCCACACAATACACCACACAGCATAGCACAAAAAAGCATAAGGCTGGAGCTGGCTtttttactgtcaacaaatcacaaaggaaagactaaaaccaacatTGTGTTAAATTATCTTTTAAAACTCAACACTGTGCTctgtaatctttttttttttttttttttttaaagattactcaaaaaggaataaatgctgcatttatttGGAACTATTTTTAGCTGTGGATGAATACATATTTGTTATACTAGCTAAGATATGGTGCACCCAAGATATGGGGTTGACTTGAAATAAAGTGTCCATATTTATGATAATGGATGAACATTTCACccagtggagctctgtggcacagagaaataagatacaccaggctttggatacacacacataataccTGTTAGTAGGATCAATGCACCCTTTAACCAACCTTATCATTTGGTTATATTACAAAGAAGACaagtgtttgtatgcatgtgcatgtgcgtgtgtgtgtgtgtgtctgtgtgctccATGTGCAGACAGTGTGGAGGCCTCTCATCCACGCAGATGGAAGAATTAAGAagcatttattatattttgcaATAAATATGTCAACCCCATGTATGTGTAAAAAATAGTGCAAGTTatatgtttcagttttacagtcCTAATGCAAGCCCAGGGcctttttaattactttttttttttttgttaaaggaAAACTTTTTTGTTAAAGGAAAACTTAGACATTTTTGCAAATTCTCTAATTGGCTTCTTGCTGAGAGGTATGAGAAGATTGACAGCACTCTcttgtttgtactgtatatatgaagccaccagcagcagctggttagcttataCTGTAGGTggtgaggacagagggagaaagctAGCCTGCCTTTGTCCAAACTAAATCTACCTATCAGCAATTCTAAAATTCACAAATTATTAATGATCAAgttatgtcttgtttgtttaatctgtgccacataaaaaccataaaaccacaatgtgTCATTTCAATACTTTCAGTGCattgattaaacaaacaagatataatgtgttaattagtgaaccTCAGAGATACAGGtaagcagattttgttacctttgaacagagccaagcaaactgtttcctgtctttgaGCTtggctaagctaaccagctgctgggggtagcttcatatttacagtacagagtggtatcaatcttcccATCAAACTcaagcaagaaagtgaataagccatttaactattttatatttaacttaaaaaaaaaacaaacaaaaagaacaataaTATCTACAGAATTCTATATTTGCATCAAACCATGTAAAAGCAGTGACGGTAAAATCAGGTGTAACTTAGTGTCCCCTTAAtaaactgcaaaagaagataCTGTGCTCCTTATCATCATTAAAATTTGTGAAACAGAATGCAAGTACACCATACCGTACAATATATGAAACATATATGTGAAACACTGTTCACCTTGTTGCTGAAAAGTTAATATTAGATGTAGTTTTAAACGACAGATGCTAAAATTGAATGAACAGAGAAGAATGTGCACAATAATTCAGCCCTTTGTGCTAATCCCCACTCTCACAAGTGTAATCATTTTGTCAGATTATGAGACCTTAGGTACAGAACATCACATTTCTAAGACTGGGACAGAATTGCTGTGTCACAGGGGGATTAAAATGGGTCAGATTATCATGAGGAAGCAGGCATCATCAGCATCAAAACCTCTTGTGACATATGGAAGGTTAACTGTAGTGCAGGTGTGTAGGCCGTTAAAATTTTCATTTGCTTTGGAGTCTTTGGAGAAAACGACCCAACCCTACTTTATTGTACTTATGGATACATGACTAAGAAATCTTCTCACAGAATGCCCTCCTTGATCCACATCAGTCTGGCTTTAAGAGCAGCCACTCCACTGAAACAGCTGTGTCTATGACAGAAACCCTAAGGGCAGCCTGAGCTGCAGCTAAGTCCTTGGTTCTTATCTTGCTGGACCTATCAGAAGCTTTAAACACAGTGAACCACTGCATCCTGCTATGTGTCCTGCCCAATATGGGCATCTCAGGCAAAGCACCTTCTTGGTTTGAATCCTGTCTCACTCCTTCAGTTGATCATTGCAAGGGCAAACATCCCATTCCCACCCCAAGGATTAGTACAGAGGCCCCTTCTTTTTGCAAAATACACCATGTCTTTGGGTCCAATTATTAGCTAGCGTGGCTTCTCACATCACTGCTACATAGACAGCACAGATCTTGGCTCGTCTCTCAGTAATATCCATGTGACTGAAGGAATACGACCTTCAGCTAAACTCATAGTCATCTCAGCCAATCAATCTCTCCATCACAATATCAAAGCTGCCTATTCATCTCTCACCCCAACCAAGGTTGCGAGAAACCTGGCTTTCATGTTTGATGACCAGCTATCCTTCTCTGACCGTGATGCATCTGTCTCCCGGTCATGCCACTTCACACTATACAACACAAGAAAAATCTGAGCTTGCCTGTGTCAGTACCCCACCCAACTCTTAGTACAAGCCATAGTTATCTCACACCTCTAATGGTCCAAAATGTGGAAGTAcgtctggtctctgatcagcctAAAAGGGCACATGTCATTCTGCTGCTCACTGTCCTCCACTGCCTGCTCATGGTCACCcaaaacaaattcaaatcaCTAATGCTTGGCTACAAAGCAACTTCTGAGTCTGCATCCATCCACTTGAACTCATACAGCCACTACATTCCTCCAAGGATAGTCATCTGGCACTGCCACCCCTGCACACAAGGTATTCTCATTTGTGGTTCCCAGATGGTGGAATGAGCTACCACATGCTATCAGAGCAGAGAAGGCATCCTCATCTCTTCCGAGATCACCTCCTCTCTTGACACTTTAACACCCTAACATCAGCATTAGCACTTACTATAAACTTCTTTAATTTATTTCCATGCACTCTGCCTTACAGATTTAGTACTTGGTACTTACTTCCTACACTGAAAATTTAGTGGAAATTGGCAAATtagttaatgtaatgtaacatgaTGCAGCAAGGTCAGAGGCAACAAATAGTTCTTAACCATCAGTGTTATAAAAGTATCCATGATCACATTAAATATGGCATTAATACAACAGTTTCTGGCGTGACTGAATGTGACTGAAATGCTTCCTTCACTGTGGTGCACGCAGGTAAATGAATTTAAAGAAGACCAGAGTAGAGGAAAGAAGAGCTCTGAGTTTGGAATCATAATGTAGTGAAGTACAGTTGAACAAAGCAGTGTAAAATAGAGTAGAGCAAAGTTCTCACCCTGGGACTGATGACAGGACTGGAGGACAGACCTGTGGACGCTCCACTGACTGAACGAGACCTTTCGGAGACAGCGACAAGCAACAAGAGCCATAAAGGTGAATGGGGGTGCAACAATCAAAAGATGGTTTGTTAGTTTCTAATCTTAAGGTTCAGATAATTAGTCTGATGTGTAATCATGATGTCAATTTGGCTACTGTCAACAATTTCAGTGAGCTTAACAATGTCATGATACATCAGTGTTGGTTCATACCTCTGGCTGTGTGCATTAGTGTCCAGGGCCCTGCGAGGTGGGGTGGGAGACCCCTGTTCTGTGACACTGAGGACTTCCAGGCTCTTCCTCTCTGGACGACAGCGGCCGTGACGCGTCAACATGGGCGAGTCCACGCGCTTCCTGGGTGGGTCTTGAAGGAGAGAaatattagtttaaaaaaagaatggaaaatgggaaaaggaaaaatttttacatcttaaaaatgttttcaagaaTTCTTGGTGaaattttaaattgtaaaagCACAGTTTtacaatttgttttcatttgttttcataataaagacatttgttttcataataAAGCTTTTGTCTGCTCCCACCAATGTCATTTCTGGGTGGCAGATCCTCATCCTCACAAGCTGGGGTATCGCTCCTTCCTATCCAACAGGAGGTAGTAGATCATCTTCTCCTGGTTCTCCCTGCACAAAGAgatgcacagagacacagaaatcAATCAAGTTTTGAAGGCACGAAAAAGAGGCTTTTCAGGTTTCCTGACAATTACTGTATGTATGGTAAATATCACAAATGCTAATTTCCATCTTAGCCAGCAGGAGTAGTGTTTGACTGACAGTTGACTGTTATATTGTAGGTAAttgacaaagcaaacaaacttGTGCTGTAACTATAAGCCACGGTCAGACTGTTTGTTCTTAGCAGTTATTCTAAAGAGTAATGAGCACCCGAGCATCTAACCAGGCCCAAGTGACATTTGCAGATAAGTTAACATGCtgtttaatgtgctgcagctgagcagctAATTAGCTAACTAGCCTTCAAAGTGATGTTAGCAGTGCACTTCTCCCCAGTGAATCTTTGTTTGTTGGCTTGTTCAACAACAAGCTAAGGTGCAGGACAAGATGTCCACTCATGGTTTGTAAACTGGATAAGAATGAGACTTGTCTGTCTGatgtttggtgctggacaggtaACATACAGTGGGATGggatgaaagagaaaacagctgcctgctgcagctggtgaaGGGGTTGATGAAAGTGGTGAGGCACagtcaaaacagtaaagctgcgcgctgaaaaacaaaataataagcTGAGGATGCTAAAACTCTTCATAGAAGCAGAGGGAACTACAGAGTTGGCATAAATCTCTGTGGTCATCACTACGAGCAATATCTTCACATACACGTCATTGATAATAAAACATTATCAGTGTAGTCTTAATCTAGATGCTTCACATCTGCTAGCTTGTCTGTTGAACAAGATGTACTACAACTGCTGTTGCATTGTGAATGGTGAGTCACAGCTAAGGGATGGGTGGAAAGAGAGGGAGTAATAAAAGAGGCATTGTTGATATTGTTGCTCTTCTTGTTGCCATCCCAGGCAGATTAATGATGTAAGTAATTGACTGGtcacaacaagacaaaaaaaaatgagagaaagaaatgaattaaacatacacacaattatGTCCTAGTTTTTTTTCAGCATGCATATAAGCACACGTGTATTTGCAAACTATAACGGCCTTAGTGAGACTTGACATGCCTGTTTTGTCTATATAAAGTGGGTACAGTCTTCCATTTAGGAAATCTATATCAGATTTATAAATCTGCTACATTGATGACTGAAGTCTCATTGCCCTATATCACAGCATATTTTCTTATCAACATTTAAAGGGGAAAGGTTTGATGGGTTATATTTACTCACTCCTCACTTGTAAGGTCCTGTGTGAGTTTGACTCGGTCTCTGAAGCACCCTAAAGAGTACATGCTTTCCAGCACGTCAGGGTCCAGCTCTGTTAAGGACAGGATCCTCTTCAAACACACACGACGAGGAGGCGGCTGCTCTGGGCAAGGCTCATTACGACCACCCCTGAGTGGAGAACGTTAGTGTATTTAGTAAGAATCattagaaacatctcaaagttTACATCAAGCATTTAGAGCCAATGTGATCCAACACTACACAGCTTTAATATCCACTGAGGGAGAAGTTAAAGTGAAATTCCCAGCAAAGGAAGAATAACAATG encodes the following:
- the brsk1b gene encoding LOW QUALITY PROTEIN: serine/threonine-protein kinase BRSK1 (The sequence of the model RefSeq protein was modified relative to this genomic sequence to represent the inferred CDS: deleted 1 base in 1 codon); its protein translation is MSSKELTVGQSSQYVGPYRLEKTLGKGQTGLVKLGVHCITGQKVAIKIVNREKLSESVLMKVEREIAILKLIEHPHVLKLHDVYENNKYLYLVLEHVSGGELFDYLVKKGRLTPKEARKFFRQIISALDFCHSHSICHRDLKPENLLLDEKNNIRIADFGMASLQVGDSLLETSCGSPHYACPEVIRGEKYDGRRADVWSCGVILFALLVGALPFDHDNLRQLLEKVKSGVFHMPHFIPPDCQALLKGMIEVNPDKRLTLEAIQKHAWYQGGRNEPCPEQPPPRRVCLKRILSLTELDPDVLESMYSLGCFRDRVKLTQDLTSEEENQEKMIYYLLLDRKERYPSLEDEDLPPRNDIDPPRKRVDSPMLTRHGRCRPERKSLEVLSVTEQGSPTPPRRALDTNAHSQRSRSVSGASTGLSSSPVISPRSPVFTFSPSEVTSTSSSKDPKPGSATTSRPTRPTPDPKTQTLPSKGPADRPQLHSMKSLPLQTPRSPSPSPSPLLSPIPRFFNFPSPSVFKSKNVHSSSNSSATPPPVSQVTPQGSPLPTPLGTPVHQIQHLSSTTPPSSSSSSSSSRADGAGGASLSLTPPSSPGGSGGLAASSSAHWRTRLNSFKNNLLGSPRFHRRKLQVPTSEDMSSLTPESSPELAKRSWFGNFISLEKEEQIFVLIRDKPLSSIKADIVHAFLSIPSLSHSVVSQNSFRAEYKSSGGPSVFQKPVKFQVDIAFSEGERERERERAEREGRREMGIYSVTFTLISGPSRRFKRVVETIQAQLLSTHDQPSVQALADEKNGQLSRQPSTPSRQNSRRSESGSDRERGERERAADGGSGSGNSSSTVLQRRGSGKDKTRLLSSSNGTQSHP